In Halictus rubicundus isolate RS-2024b chromosome 5, iyHalRubi1_principal, whole genome shotgun sequence, one genomic interval encodes:
- the LOC143354488 gene encoding leucine-rich melanocyte differentiation-associated protein isoform X2 translates to MTSLGKLIFVDIHCRQSKSLSTEKTNEDVIDSLSLAFEQLFYMPFDIIENYANTVHNLDISHNKFSRNLQFLAEFENLTSLNLDHNTIDDYTVFPHMPKLQLLWLNHNTIEELYPFVKNLYESVPNLRYLSLMGNKAAPSYLNGGTFYDYLQYRLYIISWFPHLVHLDDRLVTPEQREEAKRLFKRPFLESLAEHTPLPECIKHLHNKITNIFFKPTLPCKEKSRGTNFIV, encoded by the exons ATGACTTCTTTAGGAAAACTAATATTTGTAGACATTCATTGTAGACAGTCGAAGTCGTTATCTACAGAGAAAACAAATGAAGACGTCATTGATTCTCTGTCCCTTGCATTCGAGCAATTATTTTACATGCCGTTTGACATCATTGAAAATTATGCTAATACAGTACATAATTTGGATATTAGTCACAATAAGTTTAGTCG AAACTTGCAATTCTTAGCAGAATTTGAGAACCTAACTTCGCTGAACTTAGATCACAATACTATAGATGATTACACTGTATTCCCACATATGCCAAAACTGCAACTTCTGTGGCTAAACCATAACACTATAGAGGAGTTGTATCCGTTTGTAAAGAATCTCTACGAGAGTGTGCCCAACCTCAGATATTTATCCCTCATGGGTAACAAAGCAGCGCCGAGCTACTTGAATGGTGGAACCTTTTACGACTATCTTCAGTACAG gTTATATATAATATCTTGGTTCCCTCATCTGGTACATCTGGATGACAGACTTGTTACGCCAGAGCAACGCGAAGAAGCTAAGAGGCTTTTCAAACGACCATTCTTAGAAAGTCTTGCCGAACATACTCCTCTTCCGGAATGCATCAAACATCTGCACAATAAAATcacgaatatatttttcaagcCAACACTGCCTTGCAAAGAAAAGTCAAGGGGgacaaattttattgtttaa
- the LOC143354488 gene encoding leucine-rich melanocyte differentiation-associated protein isoform X1, which produces MLDYSDELELQKEANEVDQLAMTSLGKLIFVDIHCRQSKSLSTEKTNEDVIDSLSLAFEQLFYMPFDIIENYANTVHNLDISHNKFSRNLQFLAEFENLTSLNLDHNTIDDYTVFPHMPKLQLLWLNHNTIEELYPFVKNLYESVPNLRYLSLMGNKAAPSYLNGGTFYDYLQYRLYIISWFPHLVHLDDRLVTPEQREEAKRLFKRPFLESLAEHTPLPECIKHLHNKITNIFFKPTLPCKEKSRGTNFIV; this is translated from the exons AT GTTGGATTACAGTGATGAGTTAGAATTGCAAAAAGAAGCTAACGAGGTGGATCAACTTGCCATGACTTCTTTAGGAAAACTAATATTTGTAGACATTCATTGTAGACAGTCGAAGTCGTTATCTACAGAGAAAACAAATGAAGACGTCATTGATTCTCTGTCCCTTGCATTCGAGCAATTATTTTACATGCCGTTTGACATCATTGAAAATTATGCTAATACAGTACATAATTTGGATATTAGTCACAATAAGTTTAGTCG AAACTTGCAATTCTTAGCAGAATTTGAGAACCTAACTTCGCTGAACTTAGATCACAATACTATAGATGATTACACTGTATTCCCACATATGCCAAAACTGCAACTTCTGTGGCTAAACCATAACACTATAGAGGAGTTGTATCCGTTTGTAAAGAATCTCTACGAGAGTGTGCCCAACCTCAGATATTTATCCCTCATGGGTAACAAAGCAGCGCCGAGCTACTTGAATGGTGGAACCTTTTACGACTATCTTCAGTACAG gTTATATATAATATCTTGGTTCCCTCATCTGGTACATCTGGATGACAGACTTGTTACGCCAGAGCAACGCGAAGAAGCTAAGAGGCTTTTCAAACGACCATTCTTAGAAAGTCTTGCCGAACATACTCCTCTTCCGGAATGCATCAAACATCTGCACAATAAAATcacgaatatatttttcaagcCAACACTGCCTTGCAAAGAAAAGTCAAGGGGgacaaattttattgtttaa